TCATCCCCATTTCTTGATTGTACAGTAGAGTTTTTTGTATATGTACAAGTatgtttttcttccatttaaaaaCTATCCTAAATATTGCTATTCATAACTAAATATGTTTTAGATGTTATTCTTTGTTATCATATATATCttacacatatttacatatatatacagtgtACATTTGAAATGTAATATGTAATGACCAAgagaattatttcaattttctttctacattatttacttatttataagtaagtaaataagtatatataagtacaccttaaatgtataaattatatgtCATTGTTAAATACATAATAAGTAACATGCTGTGTACCTACAAAGAAATATGGAttatactgggggctggagcaatagcacagcaggtagggcatttgccttgcatgccgccgacccaggtttgattcctagcatcccatatggtcccctgtgcaccaccaggggtgattcctgagtgcagagccaggagtaacccttgtgcatcgctaggtgtgacccaaaaagcaaaaaaaaaaaaaaaaaaaaaagaaagaaagaattattgattatttttcttttatcttaccACTGTTTGAgtttaaaatttagtattttgactgattcccttttttcctttgcaGTGCCCACTGTTGATGTCTTTCAGATTTCCACAAAGGAACGTTTTGGTTTGGGACATCAGCTAAAAAAGTGAGTTctattccagaaaataaaaaatttcagttAGAGGGGACTGAGTTCTTGTTTTGCTCACTCCTGCCTTCTCTCCACCCAGATCTTCAGTTCATTTTTAGTCACTCAGAGCTTTTAGAAGTGAGAAGTTCAGGAGATTCATTTATCCTTATGCTAATATTTTTCCAGTATTTCCTATTTGAATGTGATTAATATAATTAATCTTTTGagataataaatcataatttaacataaattttatgtCTAATTTTCCTGAACATAAAATTACATCATTGAAGTGATATTTAAAACTTAAGGGTCATACCTCAATTAGCCATGGaccaaaaataaacttaataaagtCTGTGATTTTTGAAATACCAGCTTAAAGAATTTGTATTAAAGAGCCTACTTGAAGTATAATATTCTGTGTGGTATGCATGCTTTTCTTTAGTTTAAATTCATTGAGATATAATTGAATCGCTGTATATTTAAACATACAGGTTCGACCCTTCAGTCAAACCTacatattaattttcatttttcagagtttttcatgggtattctACATTATAATGTCTTTGAAGCAATATTCTAGGAGAAAATtctttggaatttttgttttcaaaatggaGAACTTTGCTCATTTTGTTTGTAGCATCACTCCTTATTACCATGGATTGTACTGATTACAGAGCTAAAGAATTATTTCAGGTTTTTAATGACTTTACATAGAGGCAGTATTGCACAAATGTGAGTTATGCGTTACTATGTTTGATAGTATAAATTCTTGCAGAAATTTTGGAAACACTGTTTGAATGTGTAGATAATACATTTAATAATAGATAATAgatttaatatactttatttctaCAATGCTTAAGTGAACTTTAACTTAAAGCAAATGTTTAGCAATTATGATCTAATGgcaaattttcttctctttaaatggtgggtaatattccattgtgcatatcaTAGTTTTGCTACATCCATTTATGTACGCTTATCTTTATCTTTACTGTTGTAGGTAATGTTGTAGTGAATATAGGGGTGCAcctattttgtgtgtatgtgtgtgtggggggagttcCTTTGTTCAGATATTCAGAAGAATTATCACTGGATCATATTatagttctaatttttttgaggaatcccCAAACTGTTTTCTACAGTGattgtaaaatttatatttccctCAACAGTGTGTgggtattttcttttctccacgTCTGCAGGGAGAATAAGAAATACTTTCTTATtcaaaaaaattcctttcttttgATAGTAGTCATTGTaggtaaaatgttttatatagagATAATATTAACATAGATAGATACTAACCCTTTATTAAATTAACTTTCGATGCATATTTACCACAAGAGTAATTTTAGAGTAGTTCTAGATAAGTATTTAGTTTAGATAAAAACAATAGTTCTAGTAAAACAGTTAATTTTTAGGAGATGGAGCGATTGTACAGAAGGTAGGCAGCAACTTCCTTTGCTTAcagctggcctggattcaatctctagcactccCTGTGGTTCACTAAGCCCCGCTAATAGTGATCcctagctcagagccaggagtaaacgctgagcacaACCGGATGTAGTCTCAAATCCAGCTAATTATAGTGAAATGAGGTTGATCCACGCAAAGTAAGAATCGTAAAAAGGGTTATTAAATCTAGGAATAGTCTAGGAATAAGTAGCTTTCTGCTCTTAGTCACTTCTGAGCATATCAATTGGATATGCtcggaaaaataaataatgtatatttctAAACTTGAGAAACTAAGGAAAGTTGTTCATTATAGTCTCTCTATGATaatattattgaataaataaCATGTGTAAcacattttacttatattttcatcCAAATGTTTAgcattttataaagttatttctgTGGATAATTTTAGTTATGAGGAAAATTTGGTTAGGTGgactagactttttttttaacccttaaTTAATTTAGGCTAATTATTGCTATATATTTGTGTTCTTAATGATAAACAACTGGATTTGACTGTGTCACtcagagtttcttttctttcaatataaCATAGTTTAAAAATCTGATTTATTTCTCATAATTGTGAGataaagtttaaatataaaaatgttaatttttgccTTTCGGCTGGAACCGCCAGCGCCAGaatgaccaacacaaagggaaagcgGAGGGGGACTCACTATATGTTCTCTagacctttcagaaaacatggagttgttcctttggccacatacatgtgtatatacaagAAAGGTGATATTGTAGACATAAAGGGAATGAGCACagtccaaaaaggaatgccccacaAATGTTATCATGGCAAAACTGGAAGAGTCTACAATGTTACCCAGCATGCTGTTGGCATTGTCGTTAATAAACAAGtcaagggcaagattcttgccaagagaattaatgtCCGCATTGAGCCTATTAAGCACTCTAAAATTCGAGACAGCTTCCTGAAACCGgtgaaggaaaatgatcaaaaaaagaaggaagccaaagagagAGGGACTTGGGCTCAACTGAAGCaccagcctgctccacccagagaagcccACTTTGTAAGAACCAACGGAGAGGAACCTGAGCTGCTGGAGCCTATTCCCTAGGAATTCATGGCATGAGAAATGTTTGCTTAAAAATAAGAGACTCCtggactataaaaaaaaatgttaattttttagaAGCATGCAGCAAATTAGTAAAGCAGATTAGGAATCTAAACTATAATtattcacgaatcatgaaatcccattaatcaccgatttctcgggcaggctcagtaacatctcattttgtcctttccctgagatcttagaagtccatctcgactcggcccttctaacgatgttgcactgggggctcttcaaggtcaggggaatgagatccagcttgttactggatttttcatatgaatacaccatgggaagcttgcaaggctgtcccatgtgggcaggaaactctcagaagattgccagtttctcccagagggagaagcaggccaaagatatcgcttctgagagcttgcttttaagtctctctctggatgttggccgttgatgggattacacacacctgggttcctctgccagtaccttcatgcatgagcctgtccgaacgtgtggagaggggcctccagcatggctgcagccaggttccggtggtcttcggccgccgggacctctgctcggggtggggagggaagctggagcccatcccctcagaggggccctggggaagacagccaggcatgcgggcaagagattctctgcaagAGACTATTATTATTAAGGAATATTTTTACAACTTAAAGATACGCATTATGTTTATTCTGTGGTTATCTGGTGTGTTTCTGGAAGctatacatataaatgaaaacagaagTAGCAAAATCTTGTGAGTATTGATGGTGTGCTAATTGTTCTAAGCAATTTATACATATCAATTCTATTGATCATTATAGTAAAAATATGAAGCCTATAGTATTATTATCAGTACTTCCTGGGTGATAAAACCAAGGCCCAGAGAGATTAAGCTACTTGCTTAATTGAAAATTACTTGTAAGAATGTTGAGAAAGCCAGATTTGAGGCAGTTATTACAGAAATGTGCTGCCACATGTAGATTTCAGATTACCATTGAAGTCAAACATATTAAATTtcttatagaaaaattatttttcttaatattgtcctgggctggagccatagcacagcagacatggcgtttgccttgcacgcccggttcaattcctcctgcccgcacggcagagcctggcaagctacccatggcgtatttgatatgccaaaaacagtaataacaagtctcacaatggagacattactggtgcccactcgagcaaatcaatgagcaacaggatgacagtgatacagtgaatattgtCTCAGCCCAGTCCATGGGACaatagtaagaaaaaataatttttctataagaaatttaatatgtttgacctgggtttgattcctccgctcctcttaaagagcccggcaagctcccaagagtatcttgcctacacggtaaagcctggcaagctacccatggcatattcaatatgccaaaaacagcaaaaacaagtctcacaatggacacattactggtgccggctcgagcaaattgatgagcaacgggatgacagtaacatgACACTGACTATTGTCCCAGCCTCCTCTTTGTATAGGAATATATCCAGGTATTTGGGTATCCAAGTTTAAAAATTACCGATTTTGAAGACACATTTTATAATGCTGGTATAATGAAGTAGGAGAAGTTTTGGCTGTTTTGATTTAATATATCGTTCCGGTGAGTCTGTCACAAATTGGAAAGCTCATGCTGGGATTTCTTAGGAGGAGATATGAAGAAATAGCAATTGTTCATCATAGGATAAACGTCTGTTTGGTACAAAGGATGTTGTTCCTGGGGATTTCAGGTTAGGTtcaaggaagaagaaagattaaatgtaaacaaaaagCTCTGCATCTTTAATTCTACTGGGAATTTAGTGTGATTTGGGGATCCTTCAGTATTGATAgcagtttttctcctttcttcctcactACCTATCTTTGCTTCTCAAAAGACCCAGAATAATTTCATGTGCGACTGCTTCCTGGAAGCCTAGTGGACTTAAGGGTTGGGTGGTAAGTCTGAGTGATGTGTTTCTGGTGCCCCGAGATGGTTTATAAGACCTGAAGAATCTTGAGCCGAGAAGCGCTAGAGTACTGAGTCATATCAACCCCTTTGGCTAACATGCTGGCATGTCAGTCCATCTATTTCTGACAGTGACAGGATCGCAGTTGTGCCCTATTGTATTCAGGCCAACATAGgagcatttcatttttttgccTTATTGTGGAGTGTGTAAAATAGTAGCtacttgctggggctggagggaacaGTATCCTAGCATTTTAGAGATAAAAGTGGTATATTCATAAAAGTTTCCTTTTACTCTTTAAGCATATTGTAAATGATAAACAcattgatacatttttttctttataaatatcaaTCTGTGTCAGAatggcaaaacaacaaaacccaaaatgatAAGCATGTTTTGATTTTTGCAAGGAAACTGAAACGTAATTATTTTCGTTTTTTTGacgccacatctggctatgctcagcaTTTGGTCGTGGCTgtgtgctctggggttattcctggtggtgctcagggtaccatatgctgtactggggatccaacttgggctgggtgcatgtaagacaagtgccttacgtATTGATACTAAGCATTACCCACATCCTACATCAGTTAatagccaaaaaaattttaaagacctTCAAACTAGCCAACAGCAATAACAAATGTCAATCAAAATACTTATTTGAAAGTGAATGGAGCTATCTTAAAGAGGAAGTGTTTTGGTATACTATTCCTCCTTAgagttgattttgttttgcatGACTCATTTTTACTTATAGTTTTACAGTTTCACTTTGGTTTCCTTTCTATGAATACTGCTCATAAGCATTTCAACTGACAAACTGAGTTGTATCCTAGTAAAGTCATAATTAGTATCAAAACCTTTTCTATAGTTATTTCCAGCCCAGAACATTCAGAAG
The nucleotide sequence above comes from Sorex araneus isolate mSorAra2 chromosome 1, mSorAra2.pri, whole genome shotgun sequence. Encoded proteins:
- the LOC105943003 gene encoding 60S ribosomal protein L21-like, whose product is MTNTKGKRRGTHYMFSRPFRKHGVVPLATYMCIYKKGDIVDIKGMSTVQKGMPHKCYHGKTGRVYNVTQHAVGIVVNKQVKGKILAKRINVRIEPIKHSKIRDSFLKPVKENDQKKKEAKERGTWAQLKHQPAPPREAHFVRTNGEEPELLEPIP